The Virgibacillus siamensis genome includes a region encoding these proteins:
- a CDS encoding DUF2179 domain-containing protein, whose amino-acid sequence MLSNAFVMVAIILVINIVYVSLSTMRMILTLKGRRYTAAFVSMFEIVVYVVGLGLVLDNLNEIQNLIAYAIGFGLGVIVGTRIEEKLALGYITVNVVSSDPDIEFTRKLRDRGYGVTSWFAYGMDGDRLAMQILTPRKYELKLYETIKTIDPKAFIIAYEPKQIHGGFWVKQVRKGRLFNPRRNSVPTAKPEAKPEDTIGE is encoded by the coding sequence ATGCTCAGTAATGCGTTTGTGATGGTTGCAATCATCCTTGTTATTAATATCGTGTATGTATCGCTGTCAACGATGCGAATGATTTTAACATTAAAAGGAAGAAGATATACAGCCGCTTTTGTAAGCATGTTTGAGATTGTCGTATATGTAGTTGGTCTTGGGCTTGTGTTGGATAACCTGAATGAAATCCAGAACCTGATTGCATATGCAATTGGTTTTGGTCTTGGTGTAATCGTCGGTACTCGAATCGAGGAGAAACTCGCCCTTGGTTATATTACAGTCAACGTTGTTTCGTCAGATCCGGATATTGAGTTCACCCGAAAATTGCGTGATCGCGGCTATGGAGTGACAAGCTGGTTTGCTTACGGGATGGATGGCGACCGTCTTGCCATGCAGATCCTTACACCAAGAAAATATGAACTGAAGCTGTACGAAACGATAAAGACCATTGACCCGAAAGCGTTTATCATTGCTTATGAGCCGAAGCAGATTCATGGCGGCTTCTGGGTGAAGCAGGTGCGGAAAGGCAGACTGTTCAATCCGCGCAGAAATAGTGTCCCAACAGCGAAGCCGGAAGCCAAACCGGAAGATACGATTGGTGAGTGA
- a CDS encoding alpha/beta hydrolase family protein — protein MKRRKVLITVLLVLLVSSCGNDDENRKEEENTDDTSVDTIKGTWQGSIKIPRQDLPIIISFKVGKNLGGTISIPVQGVEDFPLSKVTMNKSNVLFQANIQGQHITFDGSIKDDTIQGTFTQNGQSFPFELKKGKDKGSQMEEDQGQFLSLETDQGTLYAELVTPKGNAPYPVMIIIPGSGPTDRNGNSKALPGKNNSLKFLAQQLAQHGIASIRYDKRGVGKNLPALIPEEKLIFNRFVNDAVGWAEKLKHDQRFSKVGIIGHSQGSLVGMLAAQETNVDAFISLEGAGKAINQVMYNQLKEQLPDNLLDESKDILEKLQAGKRVQHINPNLQSIFRPSVQSFLSSWMQYDPAKEIQKLNIPVLIVNGKHDIQVPVSAAKNLYKEKGKSQLLLIPRMNHVLKEAPKDRQKNMQAYSDPDLPLANGLIEGILEFLENHGIK, from the coding sequence ATGAAAAGGCGAAAGGTTTTAATTACTGTACTTTTAGTACTGTTGGTTTCAAGTTGCGGCAACGATGATGAAAATAGGAAAGAAGAAGAAAATACGGATGATACTTCGGTGGACACCATTAAAGGAACCTGGCAGGGCTCAATCAAAATACCAAGGCAGGATTTGCCGATTATTATTTCTTTTAAGGTTGGGAAAAATCTGGGGGGAACGATTAGTATTCCGGTTCAGGGAGTGGAAGATTTTCCACTTTCAAAGGTAACAATGAATAAGTCTAATGTTTTATTTCAGGCGAATATTCAAGGGCAGCATATTACATTTGACGGGTCAATCAAGGACGATACAATTCAAGGCACATTCACACAGAATGGTCAGTCTTTTCCGTTTGAATTGAAGAAAGGCAAGGATAAAGGGAGCCAAATGGAAGAAGATCAAGGACAGTTTTTGAGCTTGGAGACCGATCAAGGGACGTTGTATGCCGAATTGGTAACCCCAAAAGGAAATGCCCCTTATCCTGTTATGATCATTATTCCCGGTTCAGGACCCACAGATCGTAATGGAAATTCGAAGGCACTTCCCGGAAAAAACAACAGTTTGAAATTTTTGGCGCAGCAACTGGCACAACATGGCATTGCAAGTATTCGTTACGATAAACGAGGTGTAGGAAAAAATCTGCCTGCATTAATTCCGGAAGAAAAGTTGATTTTCAATCGATTTGTAAACGATGCTGTCGGATGGGCTGAAAAACTGAAACATGATCAGCGTTTTTCAAAGGTAGGCATTATCGGACACAGCCAAGGCTCACTCGTTGGTATGCTCGCTGCACAGGAAACAAATGTTGATGCTTTTATATCGTTGGAAGGAGCAGGCAAAGCCATTAATCAGGTAATGTATAACCAATTAAAAGAGCAATTGCCCGACAATCTTCTGGACGAAAGCAAGGATATTTTGGAAAAACTCCAAGCGGGCAAACGTGTTCAACATATAAACCCGAATTTGCAAAGCATCTTTCGTCCTTCAGTTCAGTCTTTCTTGTCCTCTTGGATGCAATACGATCCGGCTAAGGAAATCCAAAAACTAAACATTCCGGTGCTGATCGTTAATGGAAAACATGATATTCAAGTACCGGTAAGTGCAGCTAAAAACCTTTACAAGGAAAAGGGAAAATCGCAATTGTTATTGATTCCGAGAATGAATCATGTACTAAAAGAAGCGCCGAAAGACCGCCAGAAAAATATGCAAGCTTACAGTGACCCTGATCTCCCGTTAGCGAATGGATTAATAGAGGGTATTCTGGAATTTTTGGAAAACCATGGAATAAAATAA
- the purK gene encoding 5-(carboxyamino)imidazole ribonucleotide synthase, which translates to MQKNNVILPPKTIGIIGGGQLGRMMAIAARYMGYKIAVLDPTPDCPTAQVADEQITTAYDDMDGIKKLAEISDVITYEFENVDLDAAAYIENLGKLPQGAFALEVTQNREKEKTVMQDAGLPVPYFNIVTNSKECEQALANFTFPTVIKTCSGGYDGKGQLKLEMDDDIPAACAFAEKNGTCIIEQWVPFDREISVVFTRTQSGEIEFFPIAENDHKDHILYQTTVPANISEAVQAKALDAAKILAEKMNIVGTFAIEMFVNGENIFLNEMAPRPHNSGHYTIEACNISQFGQHIRAISGLDLTPVSLLKSAAMVNILGEDVEPTLTIMPELTNGFVHLYGKDGVKPKRKMGHVTFIGSTVNEISKMVTAYEEAKQ; encoded by the coding sequence TTGCAGAAAAATAATGTCATTCTTCCACCAAAAACAATCGGAATTATTGGCGGCGGTCAGCTTGGACGTATGATGGCGATTGCTGCACGATATATGGGGTACAAAATTGCGGTTCTGGATCCTACTCCGGACTGTCCGACAGCACAAGTGGCCGATGAGCAAATAACAACAGCATATGACGACATGGATGGCATCAAAAAACTCGCTGAAATAAGTGATGTTATCACATATGAATTCGAAAATGTCGATCTTGATGCAGCTGCTTATATAGAAAACTTGGGCAAACTGCCACAAGGTGCATTTGCATTGGAAGTTACTCAAAACCGGGAAAAAGAAAAAACAGTGATGCAGGATGCCGGATTACCGGTTCCATATTTCAATATTGTGACTAACTCTAAGGAATGCGAACAGGCACTTGCCAACTTTACATTTCCGACCGTCATTAAAACGTGCAGCGGCGGCTATGACGGGAAAGGACAGCTGAAACTGGAAATGGATGATGATATCCCTGCTGCATGTGCTTTCGCTGAGAAAAATGGTACATGCATTATTGAACAATGGGTTCCTTTTGACCGGGAAATTTCTGTTGTCTTTACCAGGACACAATCAGGTGAAATTGAATTTTTCCCGATTGCTGAAAATGACCATAAAGATCATATTTTATATCAAACAACTGTTCCGGCTAACATTTCGGAGGCGGTTCAGGCAAAGGCGCTTGATGCAGCTAAGATTCTTGCAGAAAAAATGAATATTGTCGGCACATTTGCGATTGAAATGTTTGTGAATGGAGAAAATATTTTCTTGAATGAAATGGCACCAAGACCACACAATTCCGGACATTATACCATTGAAGCATGTAATATCTCACAGTTTGGACAGCATATACGGGCGATTAGCGGACTTGATTTGACACCGGTCAGCCTGCTGAAATCCGCGGCAATGGTCAATATTTTAGGTGAGGATGTGGAACCTACACTGACCATTATGCCGGAACTTACAAACGGCTTTGTACATTTGTACGGAAAAGATGGTGTCAAACCAAAGCGAAAAATGGGTCATGTCACGTTTATTGGCAGTACGGTAAACGAAATTTCCAAAATGGTTACAGCTTATGAGGAGGCAAAACAATGA
- a CDS encoding MOSC domain-containing protein, translating to MDAPYVHKIFTGKVKQMGHEGAEDRMDRPWNSGIFKQEAQGERWLGKTGFMDDEVADTKNHGGPEKAVFAYPKKHYEFWRSELDLDTISVSAMGENLSLENADEYHICIGDTFQFGESVIQVSQPRQPCWKPARRFRIMDFALRIQNSGRTGWYFRVLKEGKAGAGMHLELIERPLPQWTIAACNEVMHVRKEDLRAADDLASCGLLAENWRRTLTKRLRGQQSSVEKRVFGPNKS from the coding sequence ATGGATGCACCATACGTACATAAAATATTTACCGGGAAAGTGAAACAGATGGGTCATGAAGGTGCTGAAGACAGGATGGACAGGCCTTGGAATAGCGGCATATTCAAACAGGAGGCACAAGGTGAACGGTGGCTTGGAAAAACCGGTTTTATGGATGATGAAGTAGCTGACACGAAAAATCATGGCGGTCCGGAAAAGGCTGTCTTCGCCTATCCGAAAAAGCATTATGAGTTTTGGAGGAGTGAACTGGACCTGGATACAATCAGCGTTTCTGCGATGGGTGAAAATCTTTCCCTGGAAAATGCTGATGAATATCATATTTGTATCGGGGATACATTTCAATTCGGCGAAAGCGTGATTCAGGTATCACAGCCCCGTCAACCTTGCTGGAAGCCTGCCAGAAGATTTCGCATCATGGACTTTGCGCTGAGGATTCAGAACAGCGGGCGGACCGGGTGGTATTTTCGTGTGCTTAAGGAAGGGAAAGCAGGTGCGGGAATGCACCTTGAGCTAATCGAACGCCCATTACCACAGTGGACGATTGCTGCTTGTAATGAAGTAATGCATGTAAGGAAAGAAGATCTGCGGGCAGCTGATGATCTTGCTTCCTGCGGTTTGCTGGCGGAAAACTGGAGGCGAACCTTAACAAAAAGGCTGCGCGGTCAACAATCTTCAGTGGAAAAGCGTGTGTTTGGTCCGAACAAGTCATGA
- a CDS encoding 3-oxoacyl-ACP synthase has product MEPIGVLSTGVYIPEKKMTSTDIAEQSGLPIEVVEQKMGIKEKPIPGEKDHTCAMGIFAAEKAIAKVNLNPGKIDLVIYIGEEHKEYPLWTAAIKLQQEIGAVNAWAFDTALRCGTTIMALKVAKDMMTADNSIKTVLLAGGYRNVDFINYQNARTRFMFNLGAGGGAIILQKGHTKNQLLATHMITDGTFSEDVVVPAGGTKSPLTGKTLDAGLYQLDVMDPSGMKRRLADKSMVNFIACIEKALAKSELDKKDIDYVAMLHMKRSAHYYVLDQLGLDHDKSIYLEDYGHIGQMDQIISLELAEADGKLKNGDVVVLVSAGIGYAWGANVIIWGKQEEAG; this is encoded by the coding sequence ATGGAACCAATTGGCGTGTTAAGTACAGGTGTATATATTCCGGAGAAAAAAATGACCTCAACCGATATTGCAGAACAGTCGGGGCTTCCAATTGAGGTAGTTGAACAGAAGATGGGAATAAAGGAAAAACCAATACCCGGTGAAAAAGACCATACATGTGCCATGGGTATTTTTGCTGCCGAAAAGGCAATTGCCAAAGTGAATTTAAATCCCGGGAAAATTGATCTGGTCATTTATATTGGTGAGGAACATAAAGAATATCCATTATGGACTGCCGCAATCAAGCTGCAGCAGGAAATCGGCGCAGTAAATGCCTGGGCATTTGATACAGCATTACGCTGCGGCACAACCATTATGGCATTGAAAGTTGCCAAGGACATGATGACAGCAGATAATTCAATTAAGACAGTTTTGCTTGCCGGCGGGTATCGGAATGTTGATTTTATTAATTATCAGAATGCGCGCACCCGCTTTATGTTTAACTTAGGAGCAGGCGGGGGTGCGATTATCCTGCAAAAAGGTCATACAAAAAACCAGTTGCTTGCGACCCATATGATTACAGATGGAACTTTTTCTGAAGATGTTGTTGTTCCGGCAGGCGGAACGAAATCCCCGCTCACAGGAAAAACACTTGATGCAGGTCTGTATCAGCTGGATGTGATGGACCCGTCCGGCATGAAAAGAAGGCTGGCGGATAAATCGATGGTCAATTTTATCGCTTGCATCGAAAAGGCTTTGGCTAAAAGCGAATTGGATAAAAAAGATATCGATTATGTCGCGATGCTGCATATGAAGCGTTCAGCGCATTATTATGTTTTGGACCAGCTGGGTCTTGATCATGACAAATCTATTTATCTCGAAGACTATGGACATATTGGTCAGATGGATCAGATTATTTCACTGGAGCTCGCGGAAGCTGATGGTAAACTAAAGAATGGTGATGTGGTTGTACTAGTTTCCGCGGGGATTGGTTACGCATGGGGGGCAAACGTTATTATTTGGGGTAAACAAGAGGAGGCTGGATAG
- the fabG gene encoding 3-oxoacyl-ACP reductase FabG — protein MNRLQDKVAIITGAANGIGLQAAKTFATEGARVIIADFDEGKGKEREKELLAEELTCTFVQVDVADRVSVDAMVDSVLSGYGKIDILINNAGITRDGMLSRLTPKDFQQVIDVNLTGVFHCTQAVLPSMTAQGIGKIVNTSSVTGTYGNIGQTNYAAAKAGIIGMTKTWAKELARKGINVNAVAPGFTETGMVAEVPDKVIDKMKAQVPMGRLGRPEDIANAYLFLSSNEADYVNGHVLHVDGGIMM, from the coding sequence ATGAATAGATTGCAGGATAAAGTAGCGATTATTACCGGAGCTGCAAACGGAATCGGTTTGCAGGCAGCGAAAACCTTTGCAACGGAGGGGGCGCGGGTTATCATCGCAGATTTTGATGAAGGAAAAGGGAAGGAACGCGAGAAGGAATTGCTTGCAGAGGAGTTGACGTGCACATTTGTTCAGGTGGATGTTGCCGACCGGGTAAGTGTGGATGCTATGGTTGACAGCGTGTTATCCGGTTATGGGAAGATTGATATTCTGATCAACAATGCAGGGATTACCCGGGACGGAATGCTTTCCCGACTGACCCCGAAAGATTTCCAGCAGGTAATTGATGTTAACCTGACAGGTGTATTTCATTGTACGCAGGCTGTGCTGCCTTCGATGACAGCACAAGGTATAGGCAAAATTGTTAATACGTCTTCCGTAACCGGTACATACGGCAATATTGGCCAAACGAATTATGCAGCGGCAAAGGCAGGGATTATCGGAATGACAAAAACGTGGGCAAAAGAACTTGCTCGCAAGGGAATAAACGTTAACGCGGTAGCTCCCGGTTTTACTGAAACGGGGATGGTAGCCGAGGTGCCGGATAAGGTAATTGATAAAATGAAAGCACAGGTTCCAATGGGGCGGCTCGGCAGACCTGAAGACATTGCAAATGCCTATCTGTTTCTCTCCTCCAATGAAGCTGATTATGTAAACGGACATGTCCTGCATGTAGACGGCGGTATCATGATGTAA
- the purE gene encoding 5-(carboxyamino)imidazole ribonucleotide mutase, with translation MPQVGVIMGSISDWETMQHTCAMLDELGISYEKDVISAHRTPDEMFDYAKTARNRGLKAIIAGAGGAAHLPGMVAAQTTLPVIGVPVQSKALSGLDSLLSIVQMPGGVPTATVAIGRSGAKNAGILAAQMIGAFDEDVAERLAASRKSMKENVEEMRDNLAEK, from the coding sequence ATGCCACAAGTTGGTGTGATCATGGGAAGTATATCGGATTGGGAAACAATGCAGCATACGTGTGCAATGCTTGATGAATTGGGAATTTCATATGAAAAAGATGTTATTTCTGCACACCGGACACCCGATGAAATGTTCGACTATGCAAAAACAGCGCGTAATCGCGGACTGAAAGCAATAATTGCGGGGGCAGGCGGTGCCGCTCACTTGCCTGGAATGGTCGCGGCGCAAACAACGTTACCCGTTATTGGCGTGCCGGTGCAGTCAAAAGCATTGAGCGGACTTGATTCGCTGCTTTCCATCGTGCAAATGCCAGGTGGTGTGCCGACTGCAACAGTTGCGATTGGCAGATCCGGAGCGAAAAATGCCGGCATTCTTGCTGCACAGATGATTGGTGCATTCGATGAGGATGTGGCAGAACGTCTCGCTGCTTCACGCAAATCAATGAAGGAAAATGTTGAGGAAATGAGGGATAATCTTGCAGAAAAATAA
- a CDS encoding class I adenylate-forming enzyme family protein, with product MQAAVDWFQSRVNLFPDKVAVVDAETDVAWTYHELNKRAEFLAQYFVQNGIGKGDRVALLAPNHVSYFDFLFACMKIGSVFVPLNWRLSIDELDYVLKDCTPKLMGISPIFRGKVVENPVTCIDINHHDYLDRLTVSGTYSIEKVPAEEDALAMIYTGGTTGKPKGAVLSHRSILWNAMNTIISWNLTADDVTMTCLPMFHTGGLNVLSLPLLLTGGKVVISPEFEAVKAVNDLLKYQCTIVLCVPTMYHMMIRTEAFQHAAFPHMKVFLSGGAPCPHKIYSAFRAKGIPFKEGYGLTEAGPNNFYIDPSETKRKLGSVGKPMLLNDIKIVAANGNEVSGSEVGELLIRGNHSFEYYWNNPDQTKQTLVDGWVHTGDLARRDGEGYVYIVGRKKDMIITGGENIYPLEIEHWLESHENVHEAAVLGFPDEKWGEIVVAFIAADVVMNDLEWNEYCGQKLARYKIPKKFILLDELPKTHVGKINKAALKEKIM from the coding sequence ATGCAAGCTGCGGTAGATTGGTTTCAGAGCAGGGTGAATTTATTCCCTGACAAAGTGGCGGTAGTGGATGCGGAAACAGATGTGGCCTGGACATATCATGAACTGAATAAACGGGCGGAATTTTTGGCACAGTATTTCGTTCAAAACGGAATCGGAAAAGGGGACCGGGTAGCACTGCTGGCACCAAATCATGTCAGTTATTTTGATTTTTTATTTGCCTGCATGAAAATCGGTTCCGTTTTTGTCCCTTTAAACTGGCGGCTTTCAATCGATGAACTTGATTATGTCCTGAAAGATTGTACACCAAAACTGATGGGGATTTCTCCGATTTTTCGGGGCAAAGTCGTGGAAAATCCAGTAACCTGTATTGACATTAACCATCATGATTATTTGGACAGATTAACGGTATCCGGTACATATTCGATTGAAAAGGTACCGGCGGAAGAAGATGCTCTCGCAATGATTTACACGGGTGGGACTACGGGAAAGCCTAAAGGAGCGGTACTGTCCCATCGTTCTATTTTATGGAATGCAATGAACACAATCATAAGCTGGAATCTGACGGCTGATGATGTAACGATGACCTGCCTCCCAATGTTTCATACGGGAGGGCTGAATGTGCTGTCATTGCCATTACTGCTTACGGGCGGTAAAGTAGTGATTTCCCCTGAGTTTGAAGCGGTTAAAGCAGTTAATGATTTGCTTAAATATCAATGTACAATTGTTTTATGTGTCCCAACCATGTATCACATGATGATCCGGACAGAGGCTTTTCAGCATGCCGCCTTTCCGCATATGAAAGTTTTTTTATCAGGTGGTGCACCTTGCCCGCATAAAATATACAGTGCATTTCGTGCCAAGGGTATTCCATTTAAAGAAGGGTATGGTTTGACAGAGGCCGGACCGAATAATTTTTACATTGATCCATCCGAAACGAAACGGAAACTTGGGTCTGTCGGGAAACCAATGCTTCTAAATGATATTAAAATTGTTGCAGCAAACGGAAATGAAGTCAGCGGCAGCGAGGTAGGTGAACTTCTGATACGCGGAAATCATTCTTTTGAATATTATTGGAATAACCCGGATCAGACAAAACAGACGCTTGTCGATGGATGGGTACATACCGGTGATTTGGCAAGACGGGATGGTGAAGGATACGTCTATATTGTCGGACGAAAAAAAGATATGATCATTACCGGCGGGGAAAATATTTACCCATTGGAAATTGAGCATTGGCTGGAATCGCATGAAAATGTGCATGAAGCAGCGGTGTTGGGATTTCCAGATGAAAAGTGGGGAGAAATAGTCGTTGCATTTATAGCAGCTGATGTTGTGATGAATGATTTGGAATGGAATGAGTACTGCGGACAAAAACTCGCCCGCTATAAAATCCCCAAAAAATTTATATTGCTTGATGAACTTCCCAAAACCCATGTCGGGAAAATTAATAAGGCAGCTTTGAAAGAAAAAATCATGTAA
- the phaZ gene encoding intracellular short-chain-length polyhydroxyalkanoate depolymerase: MVNVSMKQVSLPNGEEIAYREREGGDVKVLLVHGNMTSCVHWDVVMETMSANFKVFAVDLRGFGESSYHHTIESIKDFSDDLKLFCDEIGLRDFALAGWSLGGAVAQQFCADYPGYANQLILIASASTRGYAYYATGENGLPDTLNRLHSLEEVRTDGKTKLIQGAYDTNNYDLLRQTWNMLIYRNREPDPERYDHYLADMTTQRNLAETYHVLNWFNISNVHNGLVDGNGKMEHITIPVLIAWGNEDLVVTKQMTDELIEDYGEKAIYKELPGSGHSPLIDNLDQLLRTMEDFLTERTSVNE, encoded by the coding sequence ATGGTAAACGTTTCGATGAAACAAGTGTCTTTGCCAAATGGGGAGGAAATAGCCTATCGTGAACGTGAGGGCGGTGATGTTAAGGTACTGCTTGTCCACGGTAACATGACTTCATGTGTACACTGGGATGTGGTGATGGAAACTATGAGTGCGAACTTTAAAGTGTTTGCAGTTGATCTGCGCGGGTTCGGTGAATCCTCCTATCATCATACGATTGAATCGATTAAAGATTTTTCAGACGATTTGAAGCTGTTTTGTGATGAAATTGGTCTGCGGGACTTTGCGCTGGCAGGCTGGTCGCTCGGCGGCGCAGTAGCACAGCAGTTTTGTGCGGATTATCCGGGCTATGCAAATCAGCTGATACTCATTGCATCAGCGTCAACACGGGGGTACGCATATTATGCGACGGGGGAGAATGGGTTGCCCGATACATTAAACCGTCTGCATTCACTGGAAGAGGTTAGAACTGACGGGAAAACGAAGCTCATCCAAGGTGCCTATGACACAAATAATTATGATTTGCTCCGACAGACATGGAATATGCTGATTTATCGTAATCGAGAGCCTGATCCGGAACGATATGATCATTATTTGGCGGATATGACAACCCAGCGTAATCTGGCTGAAACGTATCATGTTTTGAATTGGTTTAATATCAGTAATGTCCATAACGGATTGGTGGATGGGAACGGGAAAATGGAACATATAACTATTCCGGTTCTGATTGCCTGGGGTAATGAAGACCTGGTTGTTACGAAACAAATGACAGATGAACTCATTGAAGATTATGGAGAAAAAGCAATTTATAAAGAATTACCCGGATCCGGCCATTCCCCGCTGATAGACAATCTGGATCAACTGCTTCGGACAATGGAAGATTTTTTAACGGAAAGGACGTCAGTAAATGAATAG